The Pseudomonas orientalis genome contains a region encoding:
- a CDS encoding methionine ABC transporter permease: MWFDRLVQGAIDTLLMVGVSSLIALLVGIPLAVFLVTSDKGGIYQAPTLNRVLGAFVNLFRSIPFLILMVALIPFTRLIVGTTYGVWAAVVPLTIAATPFFARIAEVSLREVDHGLIEAAQAMGCRRWHIIWHVLLPEALPGIVGGFTITLVTMINSSAMAGAIGAGGLGDIAYRYGYQRFDTQIMLTVIVLLVVLVAVIQLGGDRLARVLNKR, translated from the coding sequence ATGTGGTTTGATCGTTTAGTACAGGGCGCCATCGACACCCTGTTGATGGTGGGCGTGTCGTCGTTGATCGCCCTGCTGGTGGGGATTCCGCTGGCCGTGTTTCTGGTCACCAGCGACAAGGGCGGGATCTACCAGGCACCGACGCTGAATCGGGTGCTGGGCGCCTTCGTCAACCTGTTCCGCTCCATTCCCTTTCTGATCCTGATGGTGGCGCTGATCCCGTTTACCCGCTTGATTGTCGGCACCACCTACGGCGTGTGGGCGGCGGTGGTTCCGCTGACGATCGCCGCCACGCCGTTCTTTGCGCGCATCGCCGAAGTCAGCCTGCGCGAAGTCGACCATGGCCTGATCGAAGCGGCGCAGGCCATGGGGTGCCGGCGCTGGCACATCATCTGGCACGTGTTGTTGCCGGAAGCGCTGCCGGGGATCGTCGGCGGGTTCACCATCACCCTGGTGACCATGATCAACTCATCGGCCATGGCCGGGGCGATTGGCGCCGGTGGCCTGGGCGACATTGCGTACCGCTATGGTTACCAGCGTTTCGATACCCAGATCATGCTGACGGTGATTGTGCTGCTGGTGGTGCTGGTGGCGGTGATTCAACTGGGCGGAGATCGACTGGCGAGGGTACTGAACAAGCGGTGA
- a CDS encoding methionine ABC transporter ATP-binding protein translates to MTAANARLRDLGTPPRDARQTELHADLNRAHVRFINLGKTYDGTVHALHGIDLAIQRGEVFGIIGRSGAGKSSLIRTINRLEQPSSGRVLIDQVDIGGFDEDHLVALRRRIGMIFQHFNLMSAKTVWQNVELPLRVAGVPKPQREQKVRELLELVGLQDKHKAYPAQLSGGQKQRVGIARSLVHDPEILLCDEATSALDPETTQSILGLLREINQRLGLTIVLITHEMAVIRDICDRVVVLEHGRIVEQGPVWQVFGNPQHDVSQTLLAPLQHGLPAELQNRLQPTPTSADAAVVLRLQFTGSDADEPDLAALFKALGGRVRLLQGGVERIQGHALGQLLLAVNGSPHSAEELRNRAANWAQRVEVLGHVV, encoded by the coding sequence ATGACCGCCGCCAATGCCCGACTGCGCGACCTGGGCACACCGCCCAGGGACGCCCGGCAGACCGAACTGCATGCGGATCTGAACCGTGCCCACGTGCGCTTCATCAACCTGGGTAAAACCTATGACGGCACGGTGCATGCCTTGCACGGCATCGACCTGGCGATCCAGCGTGGCGAAGTGTTCGGCATCATTGGCCGCAGCGGCGCCGGCAAGTCGTCGCTGATTCGCACCATCAATCGCCTGGAACAACCCAGCAGCGGGCGCGTGCTGATCGATCAGGTGGATATCGGCGGCTTCGATGAAGACCACCTCGTCGCGTTGCGCCGGCGCATCGGCATGATCTTCCAGCACTTCAACCTGATGTCGGCCAAGACCGTGTGGCAGAACGTCGAGTTGCCGCTCAGAGTTGCCGGGGTGCCCAAGCCGCAGCGTGAACAAAAGGTGCGTGAGCTGCTGGAACTGGTGGGTTTGCAGGACAAGCACAAGGCGTATCCGGCGCAGCTTTCCGGGGGGCAGAAACAGCGCGTGGGCATCGCCCGTTCGCTGGTGCACGACCCCGAGATCCTGCTCTGCGACGAGGCCACCTCGGCGCTGGACCCGGAGACCACCCAATCGATCCTCGGCCTGCTGCGCGAGATCAACCAGCGCCTGGGCCTGACCATCGTGTTGATCACCCATGAGATGGCGGTAATCCGCGACATCTGCGACCGCGTGGTGGTGCTGGAACACGGGCGTATCGTCGAGCAGGGCCCGGTGTGGCAAGTGTTCGGCAATCCGCAGCACGACGTCAGCCAAACCCTGCTAGCCCCCTTGCAACACGGGTTGCCGGCCGAACTGCAAAACCGCCTGCAACCCACCCCCACGTCGGCCGACGCCGCGGTGGTGCTGCGCTTGCAGTTCACCGGCAGCGACGCCGATGAGCCGGACCTTGCCGCACTGTTCAAGGCCCTCGGCGGCCGCGTGCGGTTGCTGCAAGGCGGTGTGGAGCGCATCCAGGGGCATGCCCTGGGGCAATTACTGCTGGCGGTGAATGGATCGCCGCACAGCGCCGAAGAACTGCGCAACCGCGCCGCGAACTGGGCGCAACGGGTGGAGGTGCTGGGCCATGTGGTTTGA
- a CDS encoding MetQ/NlpA family ABC transporter substrate-binding protein, whose protein sequence is MKKILLTHPVKALALAFGLFSTAVFAADAPLKVGTTAAFAIPLEAAAEEAGKQGLKVELVEFTDWIAPNVSLAAGDIDVNYFQHIPFLENAKAAAGFDLVPYAPGIINNVGLYSKKYKSFNDLPESASVAIANDPINSGRGLQLLAKAGLISLKPGVGYKATEEDIVSNPKKIKILQVEAVQLVRAYDDADLVQGYPAYIRLSKTFDAESALLFDGLDHPEYVIQFVIQPKSKTDPRVIKFVDIYQHSPVVRAALDKSLGKLYQVGWEAKK, encoded by the coding sequence ATGAAAAAAATACTGCTCACCCACCCAGTCAAAGCACTGGCCCTGGCCTTCGGGTTATTCAGCACGGCCGTATTCGCCGCCGATGCGCCGCTGAAAGTCGGCACCACCGCCGCCTTCGCCATTCCCCTGGAAGCGGCCGCGGAAGAAGCCGGCAAACAAGGCCTGAAAGTGGAGCTGGTGGAATTCACCGACTGGATCGCCCCCAACGTCAGCCTCGCTGCCGGCGATATCGACGTGAACTACTTCCAGCACATTCCCTTCCTGGAAAACGCCAAGGCCGCCGCCGGGTTTGACCTGGTGCCTTACGCGCCGGGCATCATCAACAACGTCGGGCTGTATTCGAAAAAGTACAAGAGCTTCAACGACCTGCCCGAAAGCGCCAGCGTGGCCATCGCCAACGACCCGATCAACAGCGGTCGCGGCCTGCAGCTGCTGGCCAAGGCCGGGCTGATCAGCCTCAAGCCGGGCGTGGGCTACAAGGCCACCGAAGAAGACATCGTCAGCAACCCGAAAAAAATCAAGATTCTGCAAGTGGAAGCCGTGCAACTGGTGCGCGCCTATGACGACGCCGACCTGGTGCAGGGCTACCCTGCGTACATCCGCCTGTCCAAGACCTTCGATGCGGAATCGGCGTTGCTGTTCGACGGCCTGGACCACCCGGAATACGTGATCCAGTTCGTGATCCAGCCCAAGAGCAAGACCGACCCACGGGTGATCAAGTTCGTCGACATCTACCAGCACTCGCCGGTGGTACGCGCAGCCCTGGATAAATCTCTCGGCAAGCTTTACCAAGTCGGCTGGGAAGCTAAAAAATGA
- a CDS encoding LLM class flavin-dependent oxidoreductase has protein sequence MSKKKILLNAFNMNCIGHINHGLWTHPRDTSTQYKTLEYWTDLAQTLERGLFDGLFIADIVGVYDVYQKSIDVPLKESIQLPVNDPLLLVSAMAAVTRNLGFGLTANLTYEPPYLFARRMSTLDHLSRGRVGWNIVTGYLDSAAKAMGLNEQVEHDRRYDQADEYLQVLYKLWEGSWEDDAVVNDPQARVYAQPGKVHKVEHHGEFYQVEGYHLCEPSPQRTPVLFQAGSSERGLQFAGRHAECVFISGQNKASTRIQVDKVRASAVAAGRNPDDIKVFMGLNVIVGATEELAWAKHAEYLSYASAEAGVAHFAASTAIDFSEYELDEPIQYVKSNAIQSATKNLQNNDWTRRKLLEQHALGGRYITLVGSPELVADELESWISETGLDGFNLTRIVTPESYVDFIDLVVPELQKRGSYKTEYDQGTLREKVFHGGARLPEQHTGSTYRH, from the coding sequence ATGAGCAAGAAAAAAATCCTGCTCAATGCCTTCAACATGAACTGCATCGGGCATATCAACCACGGCTTGTGGACCCATCCACGGGACACGTCCACCCAGTACAAGACCCTCGAATACTGGACCGACCTGGCGCAAACCCTCGAGCGCGGGCTGTTCGACGGCTTGTTCATCGCCGATATCGTCGGCGTGTATGACGTGTACCAGAAGTCCATCGACGTGCCGCTCAAAGAATCGATCCAGTTGCCGGTCAACGACCCGCTCCTGCTGGTCTCGGCCATGGCGGCGGTCACCCGCAACCTTGGCTTCGGCCTCACCGCCAACCTGACCTATGAGCCGCCCTATCTGTTCGCCCGGCGCATGTCCACCCTCGACCACCTGAGCCGCGGCCGCGTGGGCTGGAACATCGTCACCGGCTACCTCGACAGCGCCGCCAAGGCCATGGGCCTGAACGAACAAGTCGAGCATGACCGCCGCTACGACCAGGCCGATGAATACCTGCAGGTGCTGTACAAACTCTGGGAAGGCAGCTGGGAAGATGACGCGGTCGTCAACGATCCCCAGGCGCGGGTGTATGCGCAGCCGGGCAAGGTGCACAAGGTCGAGCATCACGGCGAGTTCTACCAAGTGGAGGGTTATCACCTGTGCGAGCCCTCGCCGCAGCGCACGCCGGTGCTGTTCCAGGCCGGCAGTTCGGAGCGCGGCCTGCAGTTCGCCGGGCGTCATGCCGAGTGCGTGTTCATCAGCGGGCAGAACAAGGCCTCGACCAGAATCCAGGTGGACAAGGTGCGTGCCAGCGCGGTGGCGGCCGGGCGAAATCCGGATGACATCAAAGTGTTCATGGGCCTCAACGTGATCGTCGGCGCGACCGAAGAACTGGCCTGGGCCAAGCACGCCGAGTACCTCAGCTACGCCAGCGCCGAGGCCGGTGTGGCGCACTTTGCGGCGTCCACGGCGATCGATTTTTCCGAGTACGAACTGGACGAGCCGATCCAGTACGTGAAGAGCAATGCAATCCAGTCGGCCACCAAAAACCTGCAGAACAACGACTGGACCCGGCGCAAATTGCTCGAGCAGCACGCGTTGGGCGGGCGCTATATCACGCTGGTGGGGTCGCCTGAGCTGGTCGCCGATGAGTTGGAATCCTGGATCAGCGAAACAGGCCTGGATGGCTTCAACCTGACGCGCATCGTGACGCCGGAAAGCTATGTGGATTTCATCGATCTTGTAGTGCCGGAGCTGCAAAAGCGCGGCTCGTACAAAACCGAATATGACCAGGGCACGCTGCGCGAAAAAGTCTTCCATGGCGGCGCTCGCTTACCCGAACAACACACCGGCTCTACCTACCGACACTGA